One Terriglobia bacterium genomic region harbors:
- the trpE gene encoding anthranilate synthase component I — protein sequence MSHSQSTVDWTQFEKLAREGNVIPVFKWVTADLLTPASAFLKLESQSPFGFLLESVEGGETIARYSFLGVGPFRSLRYRNGEASITSAAGSQRRRQDLFDLLRAEVNQFRPVRLEGIPPFTSGAVGFLGYDLVRLIENIPDRTTRDLDLDDAVLLFFSNLVIFDHVRHQALIVSNVLTEETGDRLSLKEKYQKAVRKIASMERLLHAPLVRTKASRAAPPALPAGAVTCNFTAEGFENAVRQAKQYITAGDIFQVVLSQRFDRTCAADPFEVYRALRIVNPSPYLYYLKLGDFQIVGSSPEMLVKVQGKKIAYRPIAGTRPRSRGADDATDQELAVELQHDEKECAEHIMLVDLGRNDVGRVSRFGSVRVQRLMFVERYSHVMHLVSAIEGELKEGLDAIDVLRACFPAGTVSGAPKIRAMEIIDELEPTRRGIYAGGILYLDFSGNLDSCIAIRTIVMKDHRAYIQAGAGIVADSQPDREHQECINKARASLKAIELAEEGL from the coding sequence ATGAGTCATTCCCAATCGACCGTCGACTGGACGCAATTCGAAAAACTCGCCCGCGAGGGAAATGTCATTCCCGTCTTCAAGTGGGTCACGGCCGATTTGCTCACCCCCGCATCGGCTTTTCTGAAATTGGAATCCCAGTCCCCTTTTGGCTTCCTGCTCGAAAGTGTGGAAGGGGGGGAGACCATTGCCCGGTACTCATTTCTCGGTGTCGGTCCATTCCGCTCTCTCCGGTATCGCAACGGCGAAGCCTCCATCACTTCGGCCGCCGGGTCGCAACGCCGGCGCCAGGACCTCTTTGATCTGCTGCGGGCCGAGGTAAACCAGTTTCGGCCGGTTCGGTTGGAAGGGATTCCGCCCTTCACCAGCGGGGCCGTAGGATTTCTGGGATACGATCTGGTGCGATTGATTGAGAACATCCCGGACCGCACGACCCGGGATCTTGATTTGGACGACGCGGTGCTGTTGTTTTTTTCAAACCTCGTCATCTTTGATCATGTGCGTCACCAGGCGCTCATTGTCTCCAATGTGCTGACGGAGGAGACCGGCGACCGACTCTCTCTCAAGGAGAAGTATCAAAAGGCGGTTCGAAAGATTGCCTCCATGGAGCGGTTACTCCATGCTCCCCTCGTGAGGACGAAAGCCAGCCGCGCGGCCCCGCCGGCTCTTCCCGCCGGCGCGGTGACCTGCAACTTCACGGCGGAAGGATTTGAGAATGCCGTCCGGCAAGCAAAGCAGTACATTACGGCCGGCGACATTTTTCAGGTGGTTCTGTCACAGCGGTTTGACAGGACTTGTGCCGCTGATCCCTTCGAGGTGTACCGGGCGCTGCGGATTGTGAATCCTTCGCCGTACCTGTATTATCTCAAGCTGGGCGATTTTCAGATCGTGGGTTCTTCCCCCGAAATGCTGGTCAAGGTTCAGGGGAAGAAGATCGCCTACCGTCCCATCGCGGGAACAAGACCAAGGTCTCGCGGCGCAGATGATGCCACTGATCAGGAGTTGGCGGTCGAATTACAACACGACGAAAAGGAATGTGCCGAACATATCATGCTGGTCGACCTCGGACGGAATGATGTCGGCCGGGTATCGCGGTTCGGATCGGTCCGGGTTCAGCGCCTGATGTTTGTCGAGAGATACTCCCATGTCATGCATCTCGTTTCGGCCATTGAAGGGGAGTTGAAAGAGGGACTCGACGCGATCGATGTCTTGCGGGCGTGCTTTCCCGCGGGGACGGTCTCCGGGGCCCCTAAGATCCGGGCCATGGAAATTATCGACGAGTTGGAACCCACGCGCCGGGGCATTTATGCGGGCGGGATCCTTTACCTTGATTTCTCCGGCAATCTGGACTCCTGCATTGCGATCCGCACCATCGTGATGAAGGACCACCGCGCCTATATCCAGGCGGGGGCCGGGATCGTGGCGGATTCTCAGCCCGATCGGGAACATCAGGAATGTATCAACAAAGCGCGCGCCTCCTTAAAGGCCATCGAATTGGCTGAGGAAGGGCTTTAA
- a CDS encoding aminodeoxychorismate/anthranilate synthase component II, with the protein MILVIDNYDSFTYNLVQYLGEMTPEIVVERNDQVTVDEIAAIKPDRIVISPGPGRPENAGIIVECIKAFTGKMPLLGVCLGLQAIGHAFGGRVVGAQRLMHGKTSKVSHDGRTLFQGVPQGFTATRYHSLVVEEGSLPDALEISARSDDGEIMGLRHRRFPTEGVQFHPESILTTEGKTILKNFLKL; encoded by the coding sequence ATGATTCTTGTCATCGATAATTACGATTCCTTCACCTATAACCTGGTTCAATATCTCGGGGAGATGACCCCCGAGATTGTCGTCGAGCGGAACGACCAGGTGACCGTGGACGAGATCGCCGCCATCAAACCCGATCGGATAGTGATTTCACCGGGGCCGGGTCGTCCGGAAAACGCAGGGATCATTGTTGAGTGCATCAAGGCGTTCACGGGGAAGATGCCTCTTCTGGGCGTTTGTCTGGGGCTGCAGGCGATTGGCCATGCCTTCGGCGGCCGGGTGGTGGGCGCTCAACGGCTAATGCATGGGAAGACCTCCAAGGTAAGTCACGATGGGAGGACCCTCTTCCAGGGGGTGCCTCAGGGTTTTACGGCGACCCGCTATCATTCCCTGGTCGTTGAAGAAGGGTCGCTTCCGGATGCGCTGGAAATCTCCGCGCGCAGCGATGACGGAGAAATCATGGGATTGCGCCACCGGCGCTTTCCCACCGAAGGCGTGCAGTTCCACCCCGAGTCGATTCTGACAACCGAGGGCAAAACCATTTTGAAAAATTTCCTGAAGCTCTGA
- the aspS gene encoding aspartate--tRNA ligase, which translates to MCGELRASHEGQRVTLMGWVARRRDLGQLIFIDLRDRTGLTQIVFKTDIDREIHEKAEQLRTEFVVAIEGAVVGRDSNTVNKNLPTGEIEVVASLLKVLNEAQTTPFPIDDSIGTSEDIRLKYRYLDLRRPKMQANFRQRHEVTMAARKYLNDQGYYEIETPFLTKSTPEGARDYLVPSRFHRGKFYALPQSPQLFKQLLMVSGFDKYFQIVRCFRDEDIRADRQPEFTQIDIEHSFPHLDDFFMSIEGLIASIFATAGITFSQPFPRMSYAEAMRRYGSDKPDTRFEMEILDLSSLVGKTEFVPYRKALDTGGVVRAICAKGCAKYSRKQTDELAETAKIFGASALATLKVTSEGVQSSLEKVLGKPLVVELAAATRASVGDLLLIAAGEKKVVEESLGAVRLQVAKQERLLEGPARWNFLWVTDFPMFEWSATDQRFVAMHHPFTSPVEEDIERGLVEQDPGKVRAKAYDLVLNGSEIGGGSIRIHRQDVQARVFKALGLSDEEARQRFGFFLEALQYGTPPHGGIALGLDRIMTVLTGEPSLRGVIAFPKTATYVDLMTESPSPVDQHQLDELGIVIKP; encoded by the coding sequence ATGTGCGGAGAACTCCGTGCATCGCACGAGGGGCAGCGCGTGACGCTGATGGGCTGGGTGGCGCGGCGACGCGACCTGGGCCAATTGATCTTCATCGACCTGCGCGACCGCACGGGTTTGACACAAATCGTCTTCAAAACCGATATCGACCGGGAGATTCATGAGAAGGCGGAACAGCTCCGCACCGAGTTCGTAGTGGCGATCGAGGGCGCCGTTGTCGGTCGTGACTCCAACACGGTCAACAAGAACCTTCCCACGGGCGAGATCGAGGTAGTTGCTTCGCTCCTGAAAGTCCTGAACGAGGCTCAAACCACGCCCTTCCCCATTGACGACAGCATTGGCACCAGCGAAGACATTCGTTTGAAGTACCGCTATCTCGACCTGCGGAGGCCCAAAATGCAGGCGAATTTCCGCCAGCGCCACGAGGTCACCATGGCCGCCCGGAAATACCTGAACGACCAGGGCTACTACGAAATCGAGACCCCCTTTCTCACCAAATCCACGCCGGAAGGGGCCCGCGACTACCTCGTTCCCTCTCGATTTCACCGCGGAAAATTCTACGCCCTCCCGCAGTCTCCCCAACTCTTCAAGCAGCTGCTCATGGTCTCAGGCTTTGACAAGTACTTTCAAATCGTCCGCTGCTTCCGGGATGAGGATATCCGTGCGGACCGTCAGCCCGAGTTTACACAAATCGACATCGAGCATTCGTTTCCTCACCTGGATGATTTCTTCATGTCCATTGAGGGCCTGATCGCTTCGATTTTCGCGACCGCGGGGATTACTTTCTCCCAACCCTTTCCGAGGATGTCCTACGCCGAGGCCATGCGGAGGTACGGCAGCGACAAACCGGACACGCGGTTTGAGATGGAAATCCTCGATCTGAGTTCTCTCGTCGGCAAGACAGAGTTCGTGCCATATAGAAAAGCGCTCGATACCGGCGGGGTCGTGCGGGCAATTTGCGCCAAGGGCTGTGCAAAATATTCCCGGAAGCAGACTGATGAGCTGGCTGAAACGGCAAAGATCTTTGGAGCAAGCGCCCTGGCTACCCTTAAGGTCACCTCCGAAGGGGTCCAATCCAGCCTTGAGAAGGTTTTGGGCAAGCCCCTGGTTGTAGAGCTCGCCGCCGCCACCCGCGCCTCGGTGGGAGATCTGCTGTTGATTGCGGCGGGGGAGAAAAAGGTGGTCGAGGAATCCCTGGGGGCGGTCCGGCTTCAGGTCGCAAAACAGGAGAGGCTGTTGGAGGGTCCGGCCCGATGGAATTTTCTGTGGGTGACCGACTTTCCAATGTTCGAATGGAGCGCGACCGACCAGCGGTTTGTCGCAATGCATCACCCCTTTACCTCCCCGGTCGAGGAAGACATCGAGAGAGGACTGGTGGAACAGGATCCCGGAAAGGTGCGGGCGAAGGCCTATGACCTGGTTTTGAACGGGTCCGAGATTGGGGGAGGGTCCATACGAATTCATCGTCAGGATGTCCAGGCCAGGGTGTTCAAGGCCTTGGGTCTCAGTGACGAAGAAGCTCGTCAACGCTTTGGATTTTTCCTGGAGGCCCTTCAGTACGGCACGCCTCCCCATGGCGGGATAGCCCTGGGACTGGATCGCATCATGACCGTCCTGACGGGTGAGCCCTCACTGCGGGGCGTTATCGCCTTTCCGAAGACCGCCACTTATGTGGACCTCATGACTGAGTCGCCATCCCCCGTGGATCAGCATCAGCTCGATGAGTTGGGAATTGTGATCAAACCATAG
- the mutL gene encoding DNA mismatch repair endonuclease MutL, translating into MSKIRVLPEIVANKIAAGEVVERPASVVKELVENAIDAGAHRIFVDTEAGGRRLIRVSDDGCGMPPDDALLAFERHATSKMKTAEDLLSIATLGFRGEAIPSIAAVSRVLMETRSLESPVGSQVEMAGGRMIAVKEVAAAPGTTITVRDLFYNIPARRKFLKSESTELGHISSLVTHYALANPQIHFQLHSTTNEILNVSPVESFRERIFQIFGRDLLSQLIEIEGQSAELVEAAGIAPAEANQPPERQEEPRPSERIRISGFVSLPEVHRLNRNAIYIFVNRRLVRDRLLMHGLSEAYHNLMPSAVYPAALVFIDMPFSEVDVNVHPSKIEVRFRRSALVHDLLRDTIRGGILKQKPIASFRPKDRVTPDDLAAHSAAQDNLGTEGLGPELDSRGMPGSSTVGPHHTGPTQALSAFRLRPEMAEPETLRMRFDPAIALSPYSPISGASENALPGGCGGSSVSGEVSPFTENEIATLIDHHITPLGQIRDSFIVATDDRDLYLIDQHVAHERVLFELQLKERARGTLQGQRLLLPMIVELDPRQLSILENILPEMEHSGFDVEPFGHKTIAVKSAPAGVVAGDVEALLREILDALERESQAVNIEKLQTKIAASVACHAAIKVNMKLDQDKMRWLIDELMKTDYPMSCPHGRPVIIRYTLREIERAFKRP; encoded by the coding sequence ATGTCCAAAATCCGTGTTCTCCCGGAAATCGTTGCCAACAAGATCGCCGCAGGTGAGGTGGTGGAACGTCCGGCGAGCGTGGTGAAGGAACTGGTGGAAAACGCGATTGACGCCGGGGCCCACCGGATCTTTGTGGACACCGAAGCCGGCGGGAGGCGGCTGATCCGCGTCAGCGATGATGGCTGCGGCATGCCCCCCGATGATGCGCTGCTCGCCTTTGAGCGCCATGCCACCTCCAAAATGAAAACCGCGGAAGACCTTCTTTCCATCGCGACTCTCGGATTCCGGGGAGAGGCCATCCCTTCCATCGCTGCGGTCTCCCGGGTTTTGATGGAAACACGATCGCTTGAATCGCCGGTCGGATCACAGGTGGAAATGGCTGGGGGGAGGATGATCGCGGTCAAGGAAGTGGCGGCGGCGCCAGGAACCACCATCACGGTGCGAGATCTCTTTTACAACATTCCGGCCCGGCGCAAGTTCCTCAAATCTGAATCCACCGAATTGGGACACATTTCCTCGCTGGTCACACACTACGCCCTTGCGAATCCTCAGATTCATTTTCAGCTTCATTCCACGACCAACGAGATTCTGAATGTCTCGCCGGTTGAGAGTTTCCGGGAACGAATCTTCCAGATCTTCGGCCGCGATCTCCTCTCCCAGTTAATTGAGATTGAGGGCCAGAGCGCCGAACTCGTCGAGGCAGCCGGAATTGCGCCCGCGGAGGCGAACCAACCCCCGGAGAGGCAGGAAGAGCCACGCCCATCGGAACGGATCCGTATTTCCGGATTTGTGTCGCTGCCCGAAGTGCACCGGCTCAATCGCAATGCCATCTATATCTTTGTCAACCGGAGGCTGGTGCGCGACCGGCTTTTGATGCACGGCCTGTCCGAGGCGTATCACAATCTCATGCCATCCGCTGTTTATCCCGCGGCCCTGGTTTTTATCGATATGCCGTTTTCAGAGGTGGATGTCAACGTTCACCCCTCGAAAATCGAAGTCCGATTTCGACGATCCGCGCTCGTTCACGATCTCCTGCGGGACACCATTCGTGGCGGCATCCTAAAACAAAAGCCGATCGCCTCTTTCCGGCCCAAAGACCGGGTGACTCCGGATGACCTTGCTGCGCACAGTGCGGCCCAGGATAACCTGGGGACCGAGGGCCTGGGGCCGGAGTTAGACTCCAGGGGAATGCCCGGATCGTCAACAGTGGGTCCGCACCACACTGGCCCCACCCAGGCTCTCTCCGCATTCCGACTCCGTCCCGAGATGGCGGAACCGGAAACCCTGCGAATGAGGTTTGATCCGGCGATTGCCCTGTCGCCCTATTCCCCGATTTCCGGCGCTTCGGAAAACGCCTTACCGGGAGGGTGCGGCGGAAGCAGCGTCTCAGGGGAGGTCAGCCCGTTTACTGAGAATGAAATTGCAACTCTGATCGATCACCACATCACCCCGCTGGGGCAGATTCGCGATAGCTTTATTGTGGCGACGGATGATCGGGATCTCTATCTGATTGACCAGCATGTTGCGCATGAGCGGGTTTTATTCGAGTTGCAGTTGAAGGAACGCGCGCGCGGCACCCTCCAAGGTCAACGGCTGCTGCTGCCGATGATCGTCGAGCTTGATCCGCGACAACTGTCGATTCTGGAAAATATTCTTCCGGAGATGGAACATAGTGGATTTGATGTAGAACCCTTTGGCCACAAGACGATCGCAGTCAAGTCCGCTCCCGCCGGGGTGGTTGCCGGCGATGTCGAGGCTCTCCTCCGTGAGATCCTTGACGCGCTCGAGCGGGAATCCCAGGCGGTTAACATCGAAAAGCTTCAGACCAAGATCGCGGCTTCGGTAGCCTGCCATGCTGCCATCAAGGTCAACATGAAGCTCGATCAAGACAAGATGCGATGGCTGATTGATGAATTGATGAAGACGGACTACCCGATGAGCTGTCCCCATGGACGGCCGGTCATAATCCGGTATACCCTGCGCGAGATTGAGCGCGCCTTTAAGCGACCCTGA
- the cmk gene encoding (d)CMP kinase yields MIIAIDGPAGSGKSTVGRRVAEHLGYLYVDTGAMYRAAAWKALQMKVPLDDVKAMTGLVRDTQMQVRCDHRQFQISIDGVDVTQAIRAAEVSEASSRISTIAAVRRELVAQQQHLGKQGGVVMEGRDIGTVVFPDAEIKVFLDATPEARGERRYAEDARIGKPASRESTIEAVRGRDRRDASRKASPMMPAPDAIYIDTTGLTIDQVVDQVLALVAAKRKTSSPK; encoded by the coding sequence CTGATCATTGCGATTGATGGACCTGCCGGCTCAGGGAAGTCAACGGTCGGCAGGAGGGTCGCCGAGCATCTCGGATACCTCTATGTAGACACGGGCGCCATGTATCGAGCCGCGGCATGGAAAGCGCTCCAAATGAAGGTTCCCCTGGACGATGTGAAGGCGATGACGGGGCTCGTGCGTGATACTCAAATGCAGGTAAGGTGTGATCATCGACAGTTCCAAATCTCCATCGACGGGGTCGATGTGACGCAGGCCATCCGAGCCGCGGAAGTCAGCGAGGCCTCGTCCAGGATTTCCACCATCGCGGCCGTTCGACGGGAGCTTGTGGCCCAGCAACAGCACCTGGGAAAACAAGGAGGGGTAGTGATGGAGGGCCGAGACATCGGCACGGTGGTCTTTCCGGATGCGGAGATTAAGGTCTTTCTCGATGCCACTCCCGAGGCGCGCGGCGAACGGCGTTACGCCGAGGATGCACGAATTGGAAAACCCGCCAGTCGGGAATCCACGATTGAAGCTGTTCGGGGGCGCGATCGCCGCGATGCTTCGCGGAAGGCCTCTCCCATGATGCCCGCTCCAGATGCCATCTACATCGACACGACTGGCTTGACTATCGATCAGGTCGTCGATCAGGTTCTTGCATTGGTCGCGGCCAAGCGAAAGACCTCCTCTCCGAAGTAA
- a CDS encoding chorismate mutase — MDLDGWRRRIDAVDLKLVELLNRRSRYALEIGKIKARLDLPVYTPSREVEVLNNVVLANEGPLDDPAMRRLFERIIDEARLLEREYIERKRQRRGQRPEARKRTRAR, encoded by the coding sequence ATGGACTTGGATGGATGGCGCAGGCGCATCGACGCGGTGGATTTAAAGCTGGTGGAACTTTTGAACCGTCGCTCGCGCTATGCCCTCGAGATTGGAAAAATCAAAGCAAGGTTGGATCTCCCGGTGTACACGCCCAGCCGGGAAGTGGAAGTTTTGAACAACGTCGTCCTTGCCAATGAAGGCCCCCTCGATGATCCGGCCATGCGACGTTTATTCGAGCGTATTATTGACGAGGCTCGTCTCTTGGAGCGAGAGTATATTGAAAGAAAGAGACAGAGGAGAGGTCAGAGACCGGAAGCAAGGAAGAGAACCCGGGCGCGTTGA
- the aroF gene encoding 3-deoxy-7-phosphoheptulonate synthase has protein sequence MVVVMQVGAKEPQIQKVIDRLVAMGFDVHRSTGVSQTVLGAVGAKPAIDTRDLEVLDGVAEVIRISTPFKLASRTFRPEDSVIRAGPKGHQVAIGGKTVVMMAGPCTVESAEQIREVARRVKQGGAVILRGGAFKPRTSPYSFQGLGEKGLKFIRRAADENGLLVVTECLDTGHVSMVTEYADIVQVGARNMQNFEMLKALGKIRKPVLLKRGMSATIEEWLMSAEYILTGGNHHVILCERGIRTFETYTRNTLDISAIPVVKKLSHLPIIVDPSHGTGRRDKVAPMARAGVAAGADGILIEVHHDPEKALCDGAQSLFPEQFEQLMKELRIIAPAVGREI, from the coding sequence ATGGTTGTAGTCATGCAAGTGGGGGCGAAAGAGCCCCAGATTCAGAAGGTGATTGACCGCCTGGTCGCCATGGGCTTTGATGTTCACCGGTCGACTGGAGTCAGTCAAACGGTGCTGGGGGCGGTCGGCGCCAAGCCGGCGATTGATACACGGGATCTGGAGGTGTTAGACGGGGTGGCGGAGGTCATCCGCATCAGCACCCCGTTCAAGCTCGCCAGCCGCACCTTTAGACCGGAAGATTCCGTCATCCGGGCCGGGCCGAAAGGCCACCAGGTCGCCATCGGGGGCAAGACCGTCGTCATGATGGCGGGCCCCTGCACGGTCGAATCCGCCGAGCAGATCCGCGAGGTGGCCCGACGCGTCAAGCAGGGAGGAGCGGTCATCCTGCGCGGTGGGGCATTTAAGCCCCGGACCTCACCCTACAGCTTTCAGGGTTTGGGAGAAAAGGGGTTGAAATTCATTCGCCGGGCTGCTGACGAGAACGGGTTGCTCGTGGTCACCGAGTGCCTGGATACCGGACATGTGAGCATGGTCACCGAGTATGCGGACATCGTGCAGGTGGGGGCGCGGAACATGCAGAACTTCGAGATGCTCAAGGCCCTGGGAAAGATCCGAAAACCCGTGCTCCTCAAGCGGGGCATGAGCGCAACGATCGAAGAATGGCTCATGAGCGCCGAATACATCCTGACAGGCGGCAATCATCACGTCATCCTGTGCGAGCGCGGCATTCGGACATTCGAAACCTACACCCGCAACACGCTCGATATCTCCGCGATCCCCGTCGTCAAGAAGCTGTCACATCTGCCCATCATCGTCGACCCCAGTCACGGGACCGGGCGCCGCGACAAGGTGGCGCCGATGGCCCGGGCCGGTGTAGCCGCTGGCGCTGACGGCATTCTCATTGAGGTTCACCATGACCCGGAGAAGGCACTCTGCGACGGCGCCCAGTCTCTGTTCCCCGAACAGTTCGAACAGCTGATGAAGGAACTCCGCATCATCGCGCCAGCCGTGGGGCGGGAAATCTGA
- the trpA gene encoding tryptophan synthase subunit alpha — MSRIQKRFETLRRSGRKGFIAYLTAGDPSLQHTDSLIRALLRAGVDVLEVGVPFSDPLADGPVIQRASQRALEAGASLRKILKMVAEIRGGIEVSAKRQGQDKVGGEGNKDEIPFVLFSYLNPVWQMGIEKFAQRSREAGVDGVLLTDLIPEESGEIKKVFDAHDLDLIFLIAPTSTDERIRKICNAARGFVYAVSRTGTTGTRESLSEGVENLVNRIRRFTTLPIAVGFGISTRAQVQSVWKVADAAVVGSAIVQRIEQQVASNRGSLPEVEALARHLEAFVTELIAPGSNG, encoded by the coding sequence TTGTCGCGTATTCAAAAAAGATTTGAGACCCTCCGCAGATCCGGCAGGAAGGGGTTTATTGCCTATCTCACCGCGGGCGATCCTTCCCTTCAACACACCGATTCGCTGATCCGTGCTCTTCTGAGGGCGGGGGTGGATGTGCTCGAAGTGGGGGTGCCGTTTTCGGATCCCCTGGCCGACGGCCCGGTCATCCAACGGGCCTCTCAACGGGCCTTGGAGGCTGGAGCAAGTCTGAGAAAAATTCTCAAGATGGTGGCGGAAATCAGGGGAGGGATCGAGGTCTCTGCCAAACGTCAAGGGCAGGACAAGGTTGGAGGAGAAGGGAATAAAGATGAAATACCGTTCGTGCTTTTCAGTTATCTCAATCCGGTCTGGCAGATGGGAATTGAGAAATTTGCGCAACGGTCAAGAGAAGCGGGAGTAGACGGAGTGTTGTTGACGGATCTCATCCCAGAGGAGTCCGGAGAGATCAAAAAGGTATTTGACGCCCATGATTTGGATTTGATTTTTCTGATTGCGCCGACCTCCACGGATGAGCGGATCCGGAAGATTTGTAATGCGGCGCGTGGATTTGTATACGCGGTCTCCCGCACCGGAACCACCGGCACCCGGGAAAGCCTCTCGGAAGGGGTCGAGAATCTGGTAAACAGAATTCGCCGATTTACCACCCTTCCGATTGCCGTGGGTTTTGGGATATCAACCCGCGCCCAGGTACAGAGTGTATGGAAGGTCGCCGATGCGGCGGTCGTGGGCAGTGCGATTGTTCAGAGGATTGAACAGCAGGTCGCCTCGAACCGGGGATCTTTGCCCGAGGTTGAAGCGCTCGCCCGGCACCTGGAGGCGTTCGTCACCGAACTCATCGCTCCTGGCTCAAATGGATGA
- a CDS encoding phosphatase PAP2 family protein, with amino-acid sequence MGRVLLFKIQKKGFSFGSLTATVQKISLTPQQREWLIPFLGYLIIVLVANYRVHELYDSDFAFLILILGAFALGRVSSFIRDWTPVVLLLFSYEYLHGYADKIIGSVHSTDIIHLEERLFGYPVATVTLQRILYTPGVGHWYDYASSLIYYAHSFVVLFVAFGLWVYRRDLYRIWARLFVYLSFAGFITYVLFPAMPPWMASQNHLIPHIHKIIDEVMPDGTVGVVSAMTSNLVAAMPSLHAAYPTLGFLFMCRYFKKAAPFYAAYCLTVYFAIIYLGEHYILDTLAGIGYAAGVFFIHEWVTSRQWRSPYRSASTAVFEVSPNRIRSNPTWPYSPVPEAESYRVRRSGKNEA; translated from the coding sequence ATGGGGAGAGTTCTGCTCTTCAAAATCCAAAAGAAGGGATTTTCTTTCGGTTCACTGACTGCGACCGTGCAAAAAATCTCCCTGACCCCACAGCAACGCGAGTGGTTAATCCCCTTTTTAGGTTACCTGATCATCGTCCTGGTCGCCAACTATCGCGTGCATGAGCTGTATGATTCCGACTTTGCCTTCCTGATTTTGATCCTGGGCGCTTTCGCGCTGGGGCGTGTCTCAAGTTTTATCCGTGACTGGACGCCGGTAGTCCTCCTTCTTTTCTCTTATGAGTATCTGCATGGGTATGCAGACAAGATCATCGGGAGTGTGCATTCGACCGACATCATCCACCTGGAGGAGCGACTCTTCGGCTATCCCGTGGCCACAGTCACGCTCCAGAGGATCCTCTACACGCCCGGCGTCGGCCACTGGTACGATTATGCCTCCAGCCTGATCTATTATGCCCATTCCTTTGTGGTGCTGTTTGTGGCGTTTGGCCTGTGGGTCTACCGGCGGGACCTCTACCGGATTTGGGCGAGGTTGTTTGTGTACCTCTCCTTTGCCGGTTTCATAACTTATGTTCTTTTCCCCGCCATGCCCCCCTGGATGGCCTCACAAAACCATTTGATTCCACATATTCATAAAATCATTGACGAGGTCATGCCGGATGGGACGGTGGGGGTGGTCAGCGCCATGACCTCGAACCTCGTTGCGGCCATGCCCTCCTTGCATGCTGCCTATCCGACGCTCGGTTTTCTGTTCATGTGCCGCTATTTCAAGAAGGCGGCACCCTTTTATGCTGCCTATTGTCTTACGGTCTATTTTGCGATCATTTATCTGGGTGAACATTATATTCTGGACACGCTGGCGGGAATTGGATACGCGGCGGGAGTTTTTTTCATCCACGAGTGGGTAACATCCCGACAATGGCGATCCCCTTACCGATCGGCGTCCACGGCCGTGTTTGAAGTTTCACCCAACAGGATTCGTAGTAACCCCACGTGGCCCTATTCGCCCGTCCCGGAGGCGGAGTCCTATCGAGTGAGGCGAAGCGGAAAAAATGAAGCTTGA
- a CDS encoding DUF2905 domain-containing protein, translating into MPGGCGLESDYFACLVGFVLDFGIWFLFGIWILEFGIWGINVFGVGKFILQLGIILVLLGGAILLLDRFNFLHLGRLPGDIRIHRGHFTFYFPLVTCLLISLILTFFFSLFRR; encoded by the coding sequence ATGCCTGGAGGATGCGGTTTAGAATCAGATTACTTTGCTTGTCTTGTTGGTTTTGTCTTGGACTTTGGAATTTGGTTTTTATTTGGAATTTGGATACTGGAATTTGGAATTTGGGGTATCAATGTGTTTGGTGTCGGTAAGTTCATTCTTCAATTAGGCATTATTCTTGTGCTGCTGGGCGGCGCGATCCTCCTGCTGGACCGGTTCAATTTTCTTCATCTGGGTCGGCTCCCCGGCGATATCCGGATCCACCGTGGTCACTTTACCTTTTATTTTCCCCTGGTAACATGTCTCTTAATTAGCCTCATCCTCACCTTCTTTTTCTCCCTGTTTCGAAGGTAA
- the ndk gene encoding nucleoside-diphosphate kinase codes for MERTLALVKPDALRAGYTGDIIKVIESNGFRIIALKLIHLSKRQAEGFYAVHRERPFFGPLTEFMQSGPIVAMILEREDAIRKWREVMGATDPSKAAEGTLRKRFGSSIQNNATHGSDAPETAAFETRYFFNELEILP; via the coding sequence TTGGAACGCACACTGGCACTCGTCAAACCCGACGCCCTGAGGGCCGGCTACACGGGGGATATCATCAAAGTGATTGAATCGAACGGATTCAGGATCATCGCCTTGAAGCTGATCCATTTATCGAAGAGGCAAGCTGAAGGATTCTATGCCGTGCACCGCGAACGCCCCTTTTTCGGCCCCCTCACCGAGTTTATGCAGTCGGGACCCATTGTTGCAATGATTCTGGAACGCGAGGACGCGATCCGCAAGTGGCGAGAGGTCATGGGGGCGACAGATCCCTCGAAGGCTGCCGAGGGAACCCTGAGAAAACGATTCGGGTCTTCCATTCAAAACAACGCGACCCACGGCAGCGATGCCCCTGAGACGGCGGCCTTCGAGACCCGGTATTTTTTTAATGAGCTGGAAATACTTCCATGA